In the Brassica napus cultivar Da-Ae chromosome A7, Da-Ae, whole genome shotgun sequence genome, one interval contains:
- the LOC106352690 gene encoding nuclear pore complex protein GP210-like isoform X2, with protein sequence MVRISSCFFVVVLIVLSIREASSQLGTGPHITDVNILLPPRMKNPVEYRLQGSDGCFKWSWDHHDILSVTPEFNSSSHCSTSARLKSISPYSGRKETAVYATDIQTGMVIRCKVFIDIFSRIQIFHNSIKLDLDGLSMLRVRAFDNEDNEFSSLVGLQFMWKLMPESGGGTTHHLAHVPLKESPLTDCGGLCGYLDIQKKLEDSGVFADLFVVKGTKIGHEKVSVHLLEAPLTHVADEIVLTVAEAMSLEPRSPVYVLMGASFGYTLKVMRGNVPQAVHLPSSHHRWSALNSSVVQVDSLIGLTKALSLGVTTVVVEDTRVAGHIQGSSINVVTPDTFILYISPWSTSGDPTTESKSFPSSMHWYVVSGRQYLIQMKIFSGRPDAHEIYITETDDIKLYGEETDYWKIVSVPDDLSSEYGWRNSRILKAFSPGLGELTAALTYFNGHQNSKEVLKVVQDIVVCEKVQFTLNSEDDAPKILLPWTPAVYQEMELIVTGGCAKASSDYKWFTSDMSILSVSAYGIIQAKRPGIATVKVVSTFDSQNFDEVIVEVSIPSSMVMLQNFPVETVVGSHLQAAVTMKALNGASFSRCDAFNSLIKWKTESDSFVIVNATAEMMMMEELRSTESSPPCSRAYIYTSSPGRTVLQATLAKEFHYFDKSLSESIDLKATLSIGAYLPLTIRQDSDGNHHGGYWFDKTQEETDIGVSNLYLVPGTYVDVMLLGGPERWDDNVEFTETVTKVNEDEEDLTNGDNIHHNFDHHANMFRVSCQTLGSYKLIFQRGNLVGVDHPLPAVAEAFLSVQCSLPSSVVLIVDEPVNKLSVIRAASQAERAPGRLRVTPVTVANGQIIRVAAVGISDSGEAFSNSSTLSLRWELSSCDNLASWDDDYNSKMTKTSWERFLALRNESGLCTVRATVSGIDHSGKTQYSSLLPEVSESTLTDAVRLQLVSTLRVTPEFNLVFFNPNAKVNLSMTGGSCLWEAVVNDSRVAEVIRPPSGLQCSQMTLCPKGLGTTLVTVYDIGVSPPLSALAVIKVADIDWIKIASGDEISIMEGSTHSFDLLTGIDDGTTFDSSQYPLMDIMVHIEDDLAEHVSVDGNPLSVGEHVATSSFKVAARRLGITTLYVSARQQSGDKVVSQTIKVEVYAPPRLHPQGIFLVPGASYVLTVEGGPTMNVSVDYTTVDNQVAKIEKSGRLYATSPGNTTIYATIYGSEGTVVCEAVGNAEVGLPAAATLIAQSDTVAVGREMPIFPSFSQGDLLSFYELCRAYRWTIEDEEVLSFHVPSIDVEENAGFVNVVHGRSAGKTRVTIAFSCDFVSPGFYSESRTYEASIVLSVVPDLPLSLGIPMTWVLPPFYTSSSLLPSSPETPKHKDGQSHRGNVVYSLLKDCSSRADVERDTISINGGSVKTTEINNVACIQAKDRTSGRIEIAACVRVAEVAQIRMKSEMIPFHVVDLAVGGELELPINYYDTLGIGFLEAHGVTTYNVETNHRDVVSIKTVNDQTSVYIKGIKHGKALIRVSIGGNLRKADYVLVSVGAHIHPQKPVIHTGNMLNFSVTGADHQVSGQWVSSNRSVLSVNAVSGQAKAICQGSAHVTFEGHGLKLQTKVTVLLGNTIYVDSPRETLTNVHVPTEGYSFPVKFRENTFVNGNRNTFNCQVDPPFIGYAKPWVDLDSGDTRCLFFPYSPEHLVHSMSRSKDTKSHVSFSINASVKEGRQVSGSASALLIGGFSVAWPNKLNINPDSNKTTISVQGNTDVQIHWQNKARLSISLIKREDYGIAGRALYEVNVLNRSEQFTDIIFITLPATGQSVEIDFSYDTGESLVAPSVRKDGYLFTILWGVLVVIVSVVILMKVIDRPIGPAGATRVATNGVAATAGAPGTPERRSGAVIYHEESPRTPSPFMEYVKRTVDETPYYRREGRRRFNPQNTM encoded by the exons atggttCGTATCTCATCGTGCTTCTTCGTCGTGGTTCTGATTGTGCTCTCGATTCGAGAAGCTTCTTCGCAGTTAGGTACTGGTCCGCACATTACTGATGTCAATATACTATTGCCTCCGAGGATGAAGAATCCAGTAGAGTATCGCCTTCAAGGAAGCGATGGCTGCTTCAAATG GTCATGGGATCATCATGATATACTCTCGGTTACGCCTGAGTTTAATTCGAGCAGTCACTGCTCCACCAGCGCTCGCCTAAAATCGATTTCGCCTTATAGCGGAAGGAAGGAGACTGCAGTTTACGCCACCGATATACAGACGGGGATGGTGATTCGCTGCAAGGTGTTTATTGACATCTTCTCACGGATTCAGATTTTTCATAACTCTATCAAGCTTGATCTTGATGGACTTTCCATGCTTAGAGTCCGCGCTTTTGATAATGAAG ATAACGAGTTCTCCTCACTGGTGGGTCTACAGTTCATGTGGAAGCTAATGCCTGAAAGTGGCGGAGGAACAACGCATCATCTTGCTCATGTCCCTTTGAAGGAATCTCCGTTGACTGACTGTGGGGGACTGTGTGGCTACTTGGATATCCAGAAAAAGCTTGAGGATAGT GGGGTGTTTGCAGATTTGTTTGTGGTGAAGGGAACCAAAATTGGACATGAGAAGGTTTCAGTTCATCTGTTGGAGGCTCCCCTTACCCATGTAGCCGATGAAATAGTACTAACCGTAGCAGAGGCCATGTCACTTGAACCTCGTTCACCAGTCTATGTCCTAATGGGTGCTTCTTTTGGTTACACTTTAAAGGTCATGCGTGGGAATGTTCCTCAAG CCGTGCATCTACCATCATCACATCACAGATGGTCTGCGTTGAACTCTTCGGTTGTTCAAGTAGATTCTTTGATAGGTCTGACTAAAGCATTAAGCTTGGGGGTAACAACAGTTGTTGTTGAAGATACCCGGGTTGCTGGCCACATTCAAGGATCATCTATTAATGTTGTCACTCCAGATACTTTTATCTTGTACATATCACCTTGGTCAACGTCAGGGGATCCTACTACAGAATCGAAATCTTTTCCGTCATCTATGCATTGGTATGTTGTCTCTGGTCGTCAATATCTGATTCAGATGAAGATTTTCTCTGGAAGACCTGATGCACATGAAATCTATATAACTGAG ACGGATGATATCAAACTGTACGGAGAAGAGACAGATTATTGGAAAATCGTTTCAGTGCCAGATGATCTTTCCTCTGAATATGGTTGGCGAAATTCTAGAATTTTGAAAGCATTCTCACCAGGATTAGGAGAGCTGACAGCTGCATTGACTTACTTCAATGGACATCAGAATTCAAAAGAG GTTCTCAAGGTTGTCCAAGACATTGTGGTTTGTGAAAAGGTGCAGTTCACATTGAACAGTGAAGATGACGCACCTAAGATTCTACTTCCTTGGACCCCTGCTGTATATCAAGAGATGGAGCTAATTGTGACAGGAG GTTGTGCGAAAGCATCGAGTGACTACAAGTGGTTTACTTCAGATATGAGCATTTTGTCTGTGTCAGCTTATGGAATTATCCAGGCAAAGAGGCCTGGAATAGCCACTGTAAAGGTGGTGTCGACTTTCGATTCACAAAATTTCGATGAG GTTATTGTTGAAGTTTCCATTCCATCCTCTATGGTTATGTTGCAAAACTTCCCAGTAGAGACAGTGGTTGGATCACACCTGCAAGCAGCTGTCACAATGAAGGCTTTAAATG GTGCCTCATTCTCTAGATGTGATGCTTTCAACTCATTGATAAAGTGGAAGACAGAGAGTGACTCTTTTGTTATAGTTAATGCAACAGccgagatgatgatgatggaagAATTAAGAAGCACGGAGTCCAGTCCTCCTTGTTCTCGggcttatatatatacttcttcTCCTGGCCGCACAGTGCTACAAGCAACTCTAGCAAAAGAGTTCCATTATTTTGATAAGTCGTTAAGCGAATCAATTGATTTGAAAGCAACTTTAAGTATCGGGGCCTATCTGCCACTTACTATCCGACAAGATAGTGATGGGAATCATCATGGTGGATATTGGTTTGATAAGACACAAGAAGAAACTGATATTGGTGTAAGTAACCTCTATCTTGTACCTGGGACATAtgttgatgtgatgcttctgggGGGACCTGAAAGATGGGATGACAATGTTGAGTTCACCGAGACTGTGACTAAAGTGAATGAAGATGAGGAGGACCTTACAAATGGAGATAACATCCATCACAACTTTGACCACCATGCTAACATGTTTAGAGTTTCGTGCCAGACGCTTGGTTCTTAT AAACTGATATTCCAGCGTGGAAATCTGGTCGGGGTGGACCATCCTTTACCTGCAGTGGCAGAAGCTTTCTTATCTGTTCAATGCAGCTTACCATCCTCTGTTGTGCTCATTGTTGATGAACCTG TTAACAAGCTTAGTGTGATTAGAGCTGCTAGTCAAGCTGAGAGGGCACCAGGACGACTTCGTGTAACTCCTGTGACTGTAGCAAATGGGCAAATAATTCGAGTGGCTGCTGTTGGTATTAGCGACTCTGGAGAAGCTTTTTCAAACTCATCAACTCTTTCACTCAGGTGGGAACTGAGTAGTTGCGACAATTTGGCTTCTTGGGACGAtgattataattcaaaaatgacAAAGACTAGCTGGGAGAGATTTCTAGCTCTTCGTAATGAATCTGGATTG TGCACTGTACGGGCTACAGTTTCTGGTATTGATCATTCTGGAAAAACCCAATACTCATCTCTGCTTCCAGAAGTGTCCGAAAGTACTCTCACAGATGCTGTACGCTTACAG TTGGTTTCTACACTAAGAGTCACGCCAGAGTTCAACCTGGTTTTTTTCAATCCTAATGCCAAG gtTAATTTGTCAATGACTGGAGGAAGCTGTTTGTGGGAAGCAGTTGTGAATGATTCTCGTGTAGCAGAAGTGATTAGACCCCCATCTGGCCTGCAATGCTCGCAAATGACCCTGTGTCCAAAAGGGTTAGGGACTACACTTGTGACGGTATATGATATTGGGGTCTCTCCTCCACTTTCAGCTCTTGCGGTG ATTAAAGTTGCAGACATAGACTGGATAAAAATTGCATCTGGGGATGAGATAAGTATAATG GAAGGAAGTACACACTCCTTTGATCTACTGACTGGCATTGACGATGGGACGACCTTTGATTCTTCCCAG TACCCGCTAATGGATATTATGGTGCATATTGAGGATGATCTGGCGGAGCATGTTTCTGTCGATGGTAATCCACTTTCTGTTGGTGAACACGTGGCAACTTCTTCATTCAAAGTAGCTGCTAGACGCCTGGGAATCACAACACTATAT GTTAGCGCGAGACAACAATCAGGAGATAAAGTGGTGAGCCAAACTATTAAAGTGGAAGTTTATGCCCCACCAAGACTTCACCCACAAGGAATATTTCTTGTTCCTGGTGCTTCTTACGTG CTCACTGTTGAAGGAGGCCCAACCATGAATGTTTCTGTTGACTACACCACTGTAGATAACCAAGTTGCAAAGATCGAGAAATCAGGACGCCTCTATGCAACATCACCTGGCAACACG ACAATCTATGCAACAATATATGGGAGTGAAGGTACTGTAGTTTGTGAAGCAGTTGGAAATGCGGAAGTTGGACTTCCTGCTGCTGCAACGCTGATAGCTCAAAGTGATACTGTGGCTGTTGGCCGTGAAATGCCTATATTTCCATCATTTTCTCAG GGAGATCTTTTGTCTTTCTATGAGCTCTGCAGAGCATACCGATGGACTATCGAAGATGAGGAG GTGTTGAGTTTCCATGTACCGTCTATTGACGTGGAAGAGAATGCTGGCTTTGTCAATGTCGTCCATGGAAG ATCTGCTGGGAAAACCAGAGTCACCATTGCGTTCTCATGTGATTTCGTGTCTCCTGGCTTCTACTCCGAATCTAGAACATATGAAGCATCAATAGTTTTATCCGTTGTGCCTGATCTCCCTCTTTCTCTCGGGATTCCTATGACCTGGGTTCTTCCGCCATTTTATACGTCATCTAGTCTATTGCCATCATCTCCTGAGACACCAAAGCACAAGGATGGTCAAAGTCACAGAGGCAATGTAGTCTATTCCCTATTGAAAGACTGTAGTTCTCGGGCTGACGTCGAACGAGATACTATATCAATTAACGGCGGCAGCGTCAAAACTACAGAAATCAACAATGTTGCATGTATTCAAGCCAAAGACCGCACAAGTGGAAGGATCGAGATTGCTGCTTGTGTGAGGGTTGCAGAG GTTGCTCAAATAAGAATGAAGAGTGAAATGATCCCTTTCCACGTGGTGGATCTTGCTGTTGGTGGTGAACTTGAACTTCCAATAAATTACTATGACACTTTAG GAATCGGTTTTCTAGAAGCACATGGTGTTACTACATACAACGTTGAAACCAATCATCGTGATGTTGTGTCTATTAAGACTGTCAATGACCAAACAAGTGTCTACATTAAG GGAATAAAACATGGTAAAGCTTTAATTCGGGTCTCCATTGGCGGTAATCTGAGGAAAGCAGACTACGTTCTG GTTTCAGTTGGGGCACATATCCATCCTCAAAAACCTGTCATTCACACTGGAAATATGCTGAATTTCAGCGTTACAG GGGCTGATCATCAAGTCTCTGGTCAATGGGTTTCATCGAACAGGAGTGTCCTGTCCGTCAATGCAGTATCCGGCCAAGCTAAAGCAATCTGCCAAGGGTCAGCTCACG TTACATTTGAAGGTCATGGTTTGAAGCTGCAAACAAAAGTCACAGTGCTACTTGGAAACACCATATATGTTGACTCTCCTAGAGAAACACTAACAAATGTCCACGTCCCTACAGAAGGATATAGCTTTCCTGTAAAATTCAG GGAGAATACGTTTGTGAACGGAAACAGGAACACATTCAACTGCCAAGTAGACCCTCCATTTATAGG ATATGCAAAGCCATGGGTGGATCTTGACAGTGGAGACACTCGTTGTCTTTTCTTCCCATACTCACCGGAGCATCTGGTTCACTCAATGTCTAGATCAAAAGACACAAAATCGCATGTGTCCTTCTCCATTAATGCTTCAGTTAAAGAAGGTCGACAGGTGTCGGGATCTGCGTCTGCACTTCTTATTGGAGGGTTTTCTGTAGCATGGCCAAACAAG TTGAATATAAACCCGGATTCAAACAAGACTACAATTTCAGTACAAGGGAACACCG ATGTTCAAATTCACTGGCAAAACAAAGCAAGGTTATCGATCAGCTTG
- the LOC106352690 gene encoding nuclear pore complex protein GP210-like isoform X1: MVRISSCFFVVVLIVLSIREASSQLGTGPHITDVNILLPPRMKNPVEYRLQGSDGCFKWSWDHHDILSVTPEFNSSSHCSTSARLKSISPYSGRKETAVYATDIQTGMVIRCKVFIDIFSRIQIFHNSIKLDLDGLSMLRVRAFDNEDNEFSSLVGLQFMWKLMPESGGGTTHHLAHVPLKESPLTDCGGLCGYLDIQKKLEDSGVFADLFVVKGTKIGHEKVSVHLLEAPLTHVADEIVLTVAEAMSLEPRSPVYVLMGASFGYTLKVMRGNVPQAVHLPSSHHRWSALNSSVVQVDSLIGLTKALSLGVTTVVVEDTRVAGHIQGSSINVVTPDTFILYISPWSTSGDPTTESKSFPSSMHWYVVSGRQYLIQMKIFSGRPDAHEIYITETDDIKLYGEETDYWKIVSVPDDLSSEYGWRNSRILKAFSPGLGELTAALTYFNGHQNSKEVLKVVQDIVVCEKVQFTLNSEDDAPKILLPWTPAVYQEMELIVTGGCAKASSDYKWFTSDMSILSVSAYGIIQAKRPGIATVKVVSTFDSQNFDEVIVEVSIPSSMVMLQNFPVETVVGSHLQAAVTMKALNGASFSRCDAFNSLIKWKTESDSFVIVNATAEMMMMEELRSTESSPPCSRAYIYTSSPGRTVLQATLAKEFHYFDKSLSESIDLKATLSIGAYLPLTIRQDSDGNHHGGYWFDKTQEETDIGVSNLYLVPGTYVDVMLLGGPERWDDNVEFTETVTKVNEDEEDLTNGDNIHHNFDHHANMFRVSCQTLGSYKLIFQRGNLVGVDHPLPAVAEAFLSVQCSLPSSVVLIVDEPVNKLSVIRAASQAERAPGRLRVTPVTVANGQIIRVAAVGISDSGEAFSNSSTLSLRWELSSCDNLASWDDDYNSKMTKTSWERFLALRNESGLCTVRATVSGIDHSGKTQYSSLLPEVSESTLTDAVRLQLVSTLRVTPEFNLVFFNPNAKVNLSMTGGSCLWEAVVNDSRVAEVIRPPSGLQCSQMTLCPKGLGTTLVTVYDIGVSPPLSALAVIKVADIDWIKIASGDEISIMEGSTHSFDLLTGIDDGTTFDSSQYPLMDIMVHIEDDLAEHVSVDGNPLSVGEHVATSSFKVAARRLGITTLYVSARQQSGDKVVSQTIKVEVYAPPRLHPQGIFLVPGASYVLTVEGGPTMNVSVDYTTVDNQVAKIEKSGRLYATSPGNTTIYATIYGSEGTVVCEAVGNAEVGLPAAATLIAQSDTVAVGREMPIFPSFSQGDLLSFYELCRAYRWTIEDEEVLSFHVPSIDVEENAGFVNVVHGRSAGKTRVTIAFSCDFVSPGFYSESRTYEASIVLSVVPDLPLSLGIPMTWVLPPFYTSSSLLPSSPETPKHKDGQSHRGNVVYSLLKDCSSRADVERDTISINGGSVKTTEINNVACIQAKDRTSGRIEIAACVRVAEVAQIRMKSEMIPFHVVDLAVGGELELPINYYDTLGIGFLEAHGVTTYNVETNHRDVVSIKTVNDQTSVYIKGIKHGKALIRVSIGGNLRKADYVLVSVGAHIHPQKPVIHTGNMLNFSVTGKMSNQIYMTNTIIMPVLLNRNLQCDLGADHQVSGQWVSSNRSVLSVNAVSGQAKAICQGSAHVTFEGHGLKLQTKVTVLLGNTIYVDSPRETLTNVHVPTEGYSFPVKFRENTFVNGNRNTFNCQVDPPFIGYAKPWVDLDSGDTRCLFFPYSPEHLVHSMSRSKDTKSHVSFSINASVKEGRQVSGSASALLIGGFSVAWPNKLNINPDSNKTTISVQGNTDVQIHWQNKARLSISLIKREDYGIAGRALYEVNVLNRSEQFTDIIFITLPATGQSVEIDFSYDTGESLVAPSVRKDGYLFTILWGVLVVIVSVVILMKVIDRPIGPAGATRVATNGVAATAGAPGTPERRSGAVIYHEESPRTPSPFMEYVKRTVDETPYYRREGRRRFNPQNTM, from the exons atggttCGTATCTCATCGTGCTTCTTCGTCGTGGTTCTGATTGTGCTCTCGATTCGAGAAGCTTCTTCGCAGTTAGGTACTGGTCCGCACATTACTGATGTCAATATACTATTGCCTCCGAGGATGAAGAATCCAGTAGAGTATCGCCTTCAAGGAAGCGATGGCTGCTTCAAATG GTCATGGGATCATCATGATATACTCTCGGTTACGCCTGAGTTTAATTCGAGCAGTCACTGCTCCACCAGCGCTCGCCTAAAATCGATTTCGCCTTATAGCGGAAGGAAGGAGACTGCAGTTTACGCCACCGATATACAGACGGGGATGGTGATTCGCTGCAAGGTGTTTATTGACATCTTCTCACGGATTCAGATTTTTCATAACTCTATCAAGCTTGATCTTGATGGACTTTCCATGCTTAGAGTCCGCGCTTTTGATAATGAAG ATAACGAGTTCTCCTCACTGGTGGGTCTACAGTTCATGTGGAAGCTAATGCCTGAAAGTGGCGGAGGAACAACGCATCATCTTGCTCATGTCCCTTTGAAGGAATCTCCGTTGACTGACTGTGGGGGACTGTGTGGCTACTTGGATATCCAGAAAAAGCTTGAGGATAGT GGGGTGTTTGCAGATTTGTTTGTGGTGAAGGGAACCAAAATTGGACATGAGAAGGTTTCAGTTCATCTGTTGGAGGCTCCCCTTACCCATGTAGCCGATGAAATAGTACTAACCGTAGCAGAGGCCATGTCACTTGAACCTCGTTCACCAGTCTATGTCCTAATGGGTGCTTCTTTTGGTTACACTTTAAAGGTCATGCGTGGGAATGTTCCTCAAG CCGTGCATCTACCATCATCACATCACAGATGGTCTGCGTTGAACTCTTCGGTTGTTCAAGTAGATTCTTTGATAGGTCTGACTAAAGCATTAAGCTTGGGGGTAACAACAGTTGTTGTTGAAGATACCCGGGTTGCTGGCCACATTCAAGGATCATCTATTAATGTTGTCACTCCAGATACTTTTATCTTGTACATATCACCTTGGTCAACGTCAGGGGATCCTACTACAGAATCGAAATCTTTTCCGTCATCTATGCATTGGTATGTTGTCTCTGGTCGTCAATATCTGATTCAGATGAAGATTTTCTCTGGAAGACCTGATGCACATGAAATCTATATAACTGAG ACGGATGATATCAAACTGTACGGAGAAGAGACAGATTATTGGAAAATCGTTTCAGTGCCAGATGATCTTTCCTCTGAATATGGTTGGCGAAATTCTAGAATTTTGAAAGCATTCTCACCAGGATTAGGAGAGCTGACAGCTGCATTGACTTACTTCAATGGACATCAGAATTCAAAAGAG GTTCTCAAGGTTGTCCAAGACATTGTGGTTTGTGAAAAGGTGCAGTTCACATTGAACAGTGAAGATGACGCACCTAAGATTCTACTTCCTTGGACCCCTGCTGTATATCAAGAGATGGAGCTAATTGTGACAGGAG GTTGTGCGAAAGCATCGAGTGACTACAAGTGGTTTACTTCAGATATGAGCATTTTGTCTGTGTCAGCTTATGGAATTATCCAGGCAAAGAGGCCTGGAATAGCCACTGTAAAGGTGGTGTCGACTTTCGATTCACAAAATTTCGATGAG GTTATTGTTGAAGTTTCCATTCCATCCTCTATGGTTATGTTGCAAAACTTCCCAGTAGAGACAGTGGTTGGATCACACCTGCAAGCAGCTGTCACAATGAAGGCTTTAAATG GTGCCTCATTCTCTAGATGTGATGCTTTCAACTCATTGATAAAGTGGAAGACAGAGAGTGACTCTTTTGTTATAGTTAATGCAACAGccgagatgatgatgatggaagAATTAAGAAGCACGGAGTCCAGTCCTCCTTGTTCTCGggcttatatatatacttcttcTCCTGGCCGCACAGTGCTACAAGCAACTCTAGCAAAAGAGTTCCATTATTTTGATAAGTCGTTAAGCGAATCAATTGATTTGAAAGCAACTTTAAGTATCGGGGCCTATCTGCCACTTACTATCCGACAAGATAGTGATGGGAATCATCATGGTGGATATTGGTTTGATAAGACACAAGAAGAAACTGATATTGGTGTAAGTAACCTCTATCTTGTACCTGGGACATAtgttgatgtgatgcttctgggGGGACCTGAAAGATGGGATGACAATGTTGAGTTCACCGAGACTGTGACTAAAGTGAATGAAGATGAGGAGGACCTTACAAATGGAGATAACATCCATCACAACTTTGACCACCATGCTAACATGTTTAGAGTTTCGTGCCAGACGCTTGGTTCTTAT AAACTGATATTCCAGCGTGGAAATCTGGTCGGGGTGGACCATCCTTTACCTGCAGTGGCAGAAGCTTTCTTATCTGTTCAATGCAGCTTACCATCCTCTGTTGTGCTCATTGTTGATGAACCTG TTAACAAGCTTAGTGTGATTAGAGCTGCTAGTCAAGCTGAGAGGGCACCAGGACGACTTCGTGTAACTCCTGTGACTGTAGCAAATGGGCAAATAATTCGAGTGGCTGCTGTTGGTATTAGCGACTCTGGAGAAGCTTTTTCAAACTCATCAACTCTTTCACTCAGGTGGGAACTGAGTAGTTGCGACAATTTGGCTTCTTGGGACGAtgattataattcaaaaatgacAAAGACTAGCTGGGAGAGATTTCTAGCTCTTCGTAATGAATCTGGATTG TGCACTGTACGGGCTACAGTTTCTGGTATTGATCATTCTGGAAAAACCCAATACTCATCTCTGCTTCCAGAAGTGTCCGAAAGTACTCTCACAGATGCTGTACGCTTACAG TTGGTTTCTACACTAAGAGTCACGCCAGAGTTCAACCTGGTTTTTTTCAATCCTAATGCCAAG gtTAATTTGTCAATGACTGGAGGAAGCTGTTTGTGGGAAGCAGTTGTGAATGATTCTCGTGTAGCAGAAGTGATTAGACCCCCATCTGGCCTGCAATGCTCGCAAATGACCCTGTGTCCAAAAGGGTTAGGGACTACACTTGTGACGGTATATGATATTGGGGTCTCTCCTCCACTTTCAGCTCTTGCGGTG ATTAAAGTTGCAGACATAGACTGGATAAAAATTGCATCTGGGGATGAGATAAGTATAATG GAAGGAAGTACACACTCCTTTGATCTACTGACTGGCATTGACGATGGGACGACCTTTGATTCTTCCCAG TACCCGCTAATGGATATTATGGTGCATATTGAGGATGATCTGGCGGAGCATGTTTCTGTCGATGGTAATCCACTTTCTGTTGGTGAACACGTGGCAACTTCTTCATTCAAAGTAGCTGCTAGACGCCTGGGAATCACAACACTATAT GTTAGCGCGAGACAACAATCAGGAGATAAAGTGGTGAGCCAAACTATTAAAGTGGAAGTTTATGCCCCACCAAGACTTCACCCACAAGGAATATTTCTTGTTCCTGGTGCTTCTTACGTG CTCACTGTTGAAGGAGGCCCAACCATGAATGTTTCTGTTGACTACACCACTGTAGATAACCAAGTTGCAAAGATCGAGAAATCAGGACGCCTCTATGCAACATCACCTGGCAACACG ACAATCTATGCAACAATATATGGGAGTGAAGGTACTGTAGTTTGTGAAGCAGTTGGAAATGCGGAAGTTGGACTTCCTGCTGCTGCAACGCTGATAGCTCAAAGTGATACTGTGGCTGTTGGCCGTGAAATGCCTATATTTCCATCATTTTCTCAG GGAGATCTTTTGTCTTTCTATGAGCTCTGCAGAGCATACCGATGGACTATCGAAGATGAGGAG GTGTTGAGTTTCCATGTACCGTCTATTGACGTGGAAGAGAATGCTGGCTTTGTCAATGTCGTCCATGGAAG ATCTGCTGGGAAAACCAGAGTCACCATTGCGTTCTCATGTGATTTCGTGTCTCCTGGCTTCTACTCCGAATCTAGAACATATGAAGCATCAATAGTTTTATCCGTTGTGCCTGATCTCCCTCTTTCTCTCGGGATTCCTATGACCTGGGTTCTTCCGCCATTTTATACGTCATCTAGTCTATTGCCATCATCTCCTGAGACACCAAAGCACAAGGATGGTCAAAGTCACAGAGGCAATGTAGTCTATTCCCTATTGAAAGACTGTAGTTCTCGGGCTGACGTCGAACGAGATACTATATCAATTAACGGCGGCAGCGTCAAAACTACAGAAATCAACAATGTTGCATGTATTCAAGCCAAAGACCGCACAAGTGGAAGGATCGAGATTGCTGCTTGTGTGAGGGTTGCAGAG GTTGCTCAAATAAGAATGAAGAGTGAAATGATCCCTTTCCACGTGGTGGATCTTGCTGTTGGTGGTGAACTTGAACTTCCAATAAATTACTATGACACTTTAG GAATCGGTTTTCTAGAAGCACATGGTGTTACTACATACAACGTTGAAACCAATCATCGTGATGTTGTGTCTATTAAGACTGTCAATGACCAAACAAGTGTCTACATTAAG GGAATAAAACATGGTAAAGCTTTAATTCGGGTCTCCATTGGCGGTAATCTGAGGAAAGCAGACTACGTTCTG GTTTCAGTTGGGGCACATATCCATCCTCAAAAACCTGTCATTCACACTGGAAATATGCTGAATTTCAGCGTTACAGGTAAAATGTCAAATCAAATCTACATGACAAATACAATTATAATGCCCGTCCTGCTAAACAGAAACTTGCAATGTGATTTAGGGGCTGATCATCAAGTCTCTGGTCAATGGGTTTCATCGAACAGGAGTGTCCTGTCCGTCAATGCAGTATCCGGCCAAGCTAAAGCAATCTGCCAAGGGTCAGCTCACG TTACATTTGAAGGTCATGGTTTGAAGCTGCAAACAAAAGTCACAGTGCTACTTGGAAACACCATATATGTTGACTCTCCTAGAGAAACACTAACAAATGTCCACGTCCCTACAGAAGGATATAGCTTTCCTGTAAAATTCAG GGAGAATACGTTTGTGAACGGAAACAGGAACACATTCAACTGCCAAGTAGACCCTCCATTTATAGG ATATGCAAAGCCATGGGTGGATCTTGACAGTGGAGACACTCGTTGTCTTTTCTTCCCATACTCACCGGAGCATCTGGTTCACTCAATGTCTAGATCAAAAGACACAAAATCGCATGTGTCCTTCTCCATTAATGCTTCAGTTAAAGAAGGTCGACAGGTGTCGGGATCTGCGTCTGCACTTCTTATTGGAGGGTTTTCTGTAGCATGGCCAAACAAG TTGAATATAAACCCGGATTCAAACAAGACTACAATTTCAGTACAAGGGAACACCG ATGTTCAAATTCACTGGCAAAACAAAGCAAGGTTATCGATCAGCTTG